A genomic window from Terriglobales bacterium includes:
- the dnaA gene encoding chromosomal replication initiator protein DnaA has protein sequence MSLSTTAAAQVNPWMRILGALEKKVNRHSFETWLKPTRFSHAVGKVMFVRVPTPEFRHIGDKYGDLIFEAVDNLGLEFEDFQFVTVEEDPAVVAQRPPSQGIPAQSVTHHSMGNGAAAAPARAVASAPAGASQARFDWETAAQLNPKYTFDAFVIGSGNQFAHAAARAVAERPSKAYNPLFLYGGVGMGKTHLMQAIGHEVKKRMPEAAICYVSSEKFTNEMINSLRYDKMTSFRDKFRNVDLLLIDDIQFLAQKERTQEEFFHTFNALHESMKQIVIASDRPPKELAEIEDRLRSRFEWGLIADIQPPDLETKVAILQKKSESEKVPLPTDLALYIASNVRTNVRELEGALIRLMAYCSLTGAEVTLSTAQQVLKNFIDSQARKISVESIQKAVAEQFGLRLPEIKQKNNSRSIVVPRQIAMYLAKQMTDCSLPEIGRQFGGKHHTTVMHSIAKIDEQRRADKDLNRTINKLMETLNG, from the coding sequence ATGTCGCTCTCTACCACTGCTGCTGCTCAAGTAAATCCATGGATGCGCATCCTGGGCGCCCTGGAAAAGAAAGTTAATCGACACTCTTTCGAAACCTGGCTCAAGCCAACGCGATTCAGCCATGCGGTGGGCAAGGTGATGTTCGTACGCGTGCCCACTCCCGAGTTCCGCCACATTGGCGACAAATACGGCGACCTTATTTTCGAAGCGGTCGATAACCTCGGCCTTGAGTTTGAAGATTTTCAATTCGTCACCGTCGAGGAGGATCCGGCGGTAGTCGCGCAGCGTCCTCCATCCCAGGGAATTCCGGCGCAGTCGGTGACCCATCACTCAATGGGGAACGGAGCCGCGGCGGCCCCGGCTCGTGCAGTTGCGTCTGCTCCAGCTGGCGCTTCACAAGCGCGGTTTGATTGGGAAACTGCCGCTCAACTCAACCCGAAGTACACCTTCGACGCCTTCGTCATCGGCAGCGGCAATCAGTTCGCACACGCGGCAGCGCGTGCTGTCGCTGAGCGTCCGTCAAAGGCCTACAATCCGCTCTTTCTTTATGGCGGCGTTGGCATGGGTAAGACGCACCTCATGCAGGCGATCGGACACGAAGTAAAGAAGCGCATGCCCGAAGCTGCGATCTGCTATGTCTCCAGCGAGAAGTTCACCAACGAGATGATCAACTCGCTGCGCTACGACAAGATGACGAGCTTCCGCGACAAGTTCCGCAATGTCGATCTGCTGCTCATCGATGACATTCAGTTCCTCGCGCAAAAAGAGCGCACGCAGGAAGAGTTCTTCCACACGTTTAACGCTCTGCATGAATCGATGAAGCAGATCGTGATTGCCAGTGATCGTCCGCCGAAGGAGTTGGCGGAGATCGAAGATCGCTTGCGCAGCCGGTTTGAGTGGGGACTGATCGCCGACATTCAGCCGCCAGACCTGGAGACGAAGGTCGCAATTCTGCAGAAGAAAAGTGAGAGCGAAAAAGTCCCACTCCCGACCGATCTCGCGCTCTATATCGCGTCCAACGTTCGCACCAACGTGCGCGAGCTCGAAGGCGCGCTCATCCGCCTGATGGCGTACTGCTCGCTCACCGGAGCGGAAGTGACGCTCAGCACAGCACAGCAGGTTCTCAAGAACTTTATCGACTCGCAGGCGCGGAAGATCAGCGTCGAGTCGATTCAGAAAGCAGTAGCGGAACAGTTCGGGCTTCGCCTGCCGGAGATCAAGCAGAAGAACAACTCACGGTCAATCGTTGTTCCGCGGCAGATCGCGATGTATCTCGCCAAGCAGATGACCGATTGCTCGCTGCCGGAAATTGGCAGGCAGTTTGGCGGCAAGCATCACACTACGGTGATGCATTCGATCGCGAAAATCGATGAGCAGCGCCGCGCGGATAAAGATCTGAACCGCACCATCAACAAGTTAATGGAAACTCTGAACGGTTGA
- the glmM gene encoding phosphoglucosamine mutase, with protein sequence MSRKLFGTDGIRGVAGELPLDSGTVFAIGLALGHHLAHQGQRPRVVIGQDTRQSSAWIADRLSDGLRASQAEVSSAGVITTPGIAYLARELGFDAGVVISASHNPWTDNGIKVFGGDGYKLSDELELAIEKEIFRFIETHREVTAAASNVSSLPGDHSLREKYETWLKQKVSTPKIRGNVVIDCANGAASACAPELFKMLGFGAEFIHFKPNGKNINDACGALYPQVVAEEVKKRGAALGVTFDGDADRALFADRNGNVVNGDAVLLMAARDLQARRELASDTVVATTMSNMGLEAALKRSGIRMLRAPVGDKYVLDEMRKTGAVLGGEQSGHIIFSRVATTGDGLLTALIVLEIISRNGKQLDELVGDLKVFPQVIKNVRVREKQPLDQIAAVSSAIRAAEQDLAGNGRVVVRYSGTEPLARVMIEAESKDKMEKHADSISGAIQAAIGA encoded by the coding sequence ATGAGCCGAAAGCTATTTGGGACCGACGGAATCCGGGGAGTCGCTGGAGAACTTCCGCTCGATTCAGGCACCGTCTTCGCGATCGGACTAGCTTTGGGTCATCATCTTGCTCATCAAGGACAACGTCCGCGCGTGGTCATCGGACAGGACACACGACAGTCCAGCGCATGGATCGCCGACCGGCTCTCCGACGGGTTGAGAGCGTCCCAGGCCGAGGTCTCGTCTGCGGGCGTGATCACAACTCCTGGCATCGCGTATCTCGCGCGCGAACTCGGCTTCGACGCGGGCGTAGTGATCTCGGCGTCGCACAATCCCTGGACCGACAACGGAATCAAAGTCTTCGGCGGAGACGGTTACAAACTTTCCGATGAGCTTGAGCTCGCAATCGAAAAAGAAATTTTTCGTTTTATTGAGACGCACCGCGAGGTCACAGCAGCAGCGTCAAACGTCTCCAGCCTTCCGGGCGATCACTCGCTGCGGGAAAAATATGAGACGTGGCTGAAGCAAAAGGTCTCAACCCCGAAGATTCGAGGCAACGTTGTCATTGATTGCGCCAATGGAGCCGCAAGCGCCTGCGCTCCAGAGCTTTTCAAGATGCTTGGCTTCGGCGCTGAGTTCATCCATTTCAAGCCGAACGGCAAGAACATCAACGATGCCTGCGGCGCGCTTTATCCGCAGGTGGTGGCCGAGGAAGTAAAGAAAAGGGGAGCCGCTCTCGGCGTGACGTTCGATGGCGACGCGGATCGCGCGCTTTTTGCCGACCGCAACGGAAACGTTGTCAATGGTGACGCGGTGCTACTCATGGCGGCGCGTGACCTGCAGGCTCGCAGGGAACTTGCGAGCGACACCGTGGTAGCGACCACGATGTCCAACATGGGACTTGAAGCCGCGCTGAAGCGCTCGGGTATTCGCATGTTGCGAGCCCCGGTAGGAGACAAATACGTCCTCGACGAGATGCGCAAGACCGGAGCCGTGCTGGGAGGGGAGCAGTCCGGCCATATCATCTTCTCTCGCGTCGCAACTACGGGTGATGGGCTGCTAACCGCGCTGATCGTCCTCGAAATCATTTCCCGAAACGGAAAGCAGCTCGATGAACTCGTCGGCGATCTCAAAGTTTTTCCGCAGGTGATCAAGAACGTGCGTGTTCGCGAGAAGCAGCCGCTGGATCAAATTGCAGCTGTGAGTTCTGCGATTCGTGCCGCCGAGCAGGACCTCGCGGGAAATGGGCGCGTGGTCGTCCGCTACTCCGGGACTGAGCCGCTGGCCCGCGTGATGATCGAAGCCGAGTCCAAAGACAAGATGGAGAAGCACGCCGACTCGATTTCCGGCGCGATTCAGGCGGCAATTGGAGCGTAA
- the purB gene encoding adenylosuccinate lyase encodes MIPRYTRPEMGRIWSDENKFRMWLRVEVAATETLAEAGMVPESAAKAIRERGDFDLSRIQALEAEVKHDVIAFTTAVAEKVGPEARWLHFGLTSNDVVDTAQALQIHEASLIIRNDLEALKTVLKRRAFEFQHTPTIGRTHGIHAEPTTFGLKLANWYSETERNIERFEHAAEDMRVGKISGAVGTLAHLTPELEEKICSRLGLKTAAISSQVIQRDRHAFFVATLAVIASTLDKIAVEIRHLQRTEVREAEEYFSEKQKGSSAMPHKRNPITCEQISGLARVVRGNAQAAFEDVALWHERDISHSSVERIILPDSTILIDYLLHKTTTLLDTLLVYPDRMLQNLESTGGLIFSGQLLLDLAEAGMSREDAYRLVQKHAMAAWKNGTNFREAIRNDSEIRSKLSGEQIEGAFNLKRQLGNVDGIFARVFSSS; translated from the coding sequence GTGATCCCACGCTACACCCGGCCCGAAATGGGCCGAATCTGGAGTGACGAAAATAAATTTCGCATGTGGCTGCGCGTCGAAGTGGCGGCTACGGAGACGCTGGCCGAAGCCGGCATGGTTCCGGAGTCGGCCGCGAAAGCCATTCGTGAGCGCGGCGACTTCGACTTGTCGCGCATTCAGGCTCTCGAAGCAGAGGTCAAGCACGACGTAATCGCCTTCACCACTGCTGTCGCGGAGAAGGTCGGTCCAGAAGCGCGCTGGCTGCATTTCGGGCTTACGTCGAATGACGTCGTCGATACGGCGCAGGCACTGCAGATTCATGAAGCCTCGTTGATCATTCGTAACGATCTTGAAGCCCTGAAGACCGTCCTCAAACGACGCGCGTTTGAATTTCAGCACACGCCCACGATTGGTCGCACGCACGGCATTCATGCCGAACCCACCACTTTCGGACTGAAGCTCGCCAACTGGTATTCCGAAACGGAACGCAACATCGAGCGCTTCGAGCATGCAGCGGAAGACATGCGCGTGGGAAAGATTTCGGGAGCCGTTGGCACGCTGGCTCACCTTACGCCGGAGCTGGAGGAGAAGATCTGCTCGCGATTGGGCTTGAAGACTGCGGCCATCTCCAGCCAGGTAATCCAGCGCGACCGTCACGCATTCTTCGTTGCGACTTTGGCGGTAATCGCCAGCACGCTGGACAAAATCGCCGTCGAGATTCGTCATCTCCAGCGCACCGAAGTTCGCGAGGCCGAGGAGTATTTCAGCGAAAAGCAAAAAGGGTCGTCGGCGATGCCGCACAAACGGAATCCGATTACCTGCGAGCAAATCAGCGGACTGGCGCGTGTCGTGCGCGGAAATGCGCAGGCGGCGTTCGAAGATGTGGCATTGTGGCACGAGCGCGATATCTCGCATTCCTCGGTCGAGCGCATAATCCTGCCGGATTCGACGATCTTGATCGATTACCTGCTGCACAAGACCACCACGCTGCTCGACACACTGCTCGTTTATCCCGACCGCATGCTGCAGAATCTGGAGAGCACGGGCGGACTGATCTTCAGCGGACAACTGCTGCTCGATTTGGCGGAAGCAGGCATGTCGCGCGAAGACGCCTATCGCCTGGTCCAGAAGCATGCAATGGCGGCTTGGAAGAACGGAACCAACTTTCGTGAAGCGATCCGCAATGATTCCGAGATTCGCAGCAAACTCTCCGGCGAGCAGATCGAAGGTGCCTTTAATCTAAAACGGCAGCTCGGAAATGTGGACGGCATTTTTGCCCGGGTGTTCTCGTCATCGTAG
- a CDS encoding DUF433 domain-containing protein: MDSLVTSSPDILGGTPVIAGTRVPVQTLFEYLQAGESINSFLEGFPSVKRDQVLSLLDEAQSHLVQAAH; this comes from the coding sequence ATGGATTCACTGGTCACATCGTCGCCAGACATCCTCGGCGGCACTCCTGTGATCGCCGGAACCCGTGTCCCGGTGCAGACGCTTTTTGAGTACTTACAAGCCGGAGAATCGATTAATAGTTTTCTTGAAGGCTTCCCTTCGGTAAAGCGAGATCAGGTTCTCAGCCTCTTGGATGAAGCTCAGTCTCACCTGGTTCAGGCAGCGCACTGA
- the lpxC gene encoding UDP-3-O-acyl-N-acetylglucosamine deacetylase, translating into MVQEQTIRQSISFSGVGLHSGAAVKMRILPAPAGSGINFRRVDLDNFDIEAVGRNVAKVSYATSLMRRGVLISTTEHVLSALMGAGIDNAGIELDQLEVPILDGSARPFLEAIQRVGIKRQRRPRTYWRVLKPVEVRDGQKFLGVYPAERYSVSYTIDFPQPIGIQSYDIDLAGDSYAREIAPARTFGFLRDESALRNMGLIRGASEENAIVLTDTGVKNGPLRFEDEFVRHKILDLIGDLALLGHRILGKVIANRAGHAMHTALVTRLLRDRSLWEEAQISREEDELLERTTAEPSPAVLHR; encoded by the coding sequence TTGGTTCAAGAGCAAACAATTCGACAGTCGATCAGCTTCAGTGGCGTTGGTCTCCACAGCGGAGCCGCGGTGAAGATGCGTATCCTTCCCGCTCCTGCCGGCAGTGGAATCAACTTCCGGCGCGTCGATCTCGATAATTTCGACATCGAGGCAGTGGGACGTAATGTCGCGAAAGTCAGTTACGCGACCAGTCTCATGCGACGCGGCGTTCTGATCTCGACTACCGAGCATGTTCTCTCGGCCTTGATGGGAGCAGGGATCGACAACGCCGGCATCGAGCTCGACCAGCTCGAAGTTCCCATTCTGGACGGAAGCGCAAGGCCGTTTCTTGAAGCAATTCAACGAGTCGGAATCAAACGCCAGAGGAGGCCACGCACTTACTGGCGCGTGCTCAAGCCAGTTGAAGTACGGGATGGACAGAAGTTTCTCGGCGTTTATCCGGCGGAACGCTACTCAGTTTCGTACACCATCGATTTTCCCCAGCCGATCGGCATTCAGAGCTACGACATCGATCTAGCCGGCGACAGCTACGCGCGAGAAATCGCGCCCGCCCGCACTTTCGGTTTCCTGCGCGATGAAAGTGCGTTGCGCAATATGGGACTGATTCGTGGCGCTTCGGAGGAGAACGCGATTGTGTTGACTGACACTGGCGTAAAAAACGGCCCGCTTCGCTTCGAGGATGAATTTGTTCGCCACAAGATTCTCGATCTCATCGGCGATCTTGCGCTGCTCGGCCATCGCATTCTGGGAAAAGTGATTGCCAATCGCGCCGGGCACGCGATGCACACGGCGCTCGTCACGCGTCTGCTCAGGGATAGATCATTGTGGGAAGAGGCGCAGATCTCGCGCGAAGAAGATGAGCTGCTGGAGAGGACGACGGCCGAGCCAAGCCCGGCCGTGCTCCACCGTTAA
- a CDS encoding cupin: MPTLISQPARIQAAGTKPKLIDEYIGRVNSRTQAASVAHMRSPARWEEPGQRPEFDEFTLVLKGMLRVAHASGSIDVHAGQAVIAYKGEWIQYSTPEGAEYIAVCVPAFSPETVHRDA, encoded by the coding sequence GTGCCGACTCTCATCTCTCAACCCGCGCGGATTCAAGCGGCCGGAACCAAGCCGAAACTCATCGACGAATATATTGGCCGTGTAAACAGCAGAACGCAGGCTGCCAGCGTCGCCCATATGCGCAGTCCCGCCAGGTGGGAAGAGCCTGGGCAGCGTCCTGAGTTCGATGAGTTCACTTTGGTTCTGAAAGGCATGCTGCGCGTCGCGCACGCATCTGGATCAATCGATGTTCACGCCGGCCAGGCAGTAATTGCGTACAAAGGTGAGTGGATTCAATACTCCACGCCTGAAGGAGCGGAATATATCGCGGTGTGCGTCCCCGCATTTTCTCCCGAAACGGTCCACCGCGACGCATGA
- the boxC gene encoding 2,3-epoxybenzoyl-CoA dihydrolase, which yields METALATDTEKQLVDFQTHPSRYQHWQLKFDGPIATLLMDTKEDGGIRPGYKLKLNSYDLGVDIELHDALQRIRFEHPEVRAVVITSAKQRVFCSGANIYMLGSSSHAWKVNFCKFTNETRNGIEDASRNSGIKFIAACNGTTAGGGYELALACDEVLLIDDRSSAVSLPEVPLLGVLPGTGGLTRVTDKRKVRRDLADIFCTTPEGIQGQRAKEWRLVDDVVKPAQWSDHIQRRAQELASQSDRPHNETSVEFTPLKRELDERGYHYEYVDVIFDREARTASITVRAPEAAPAKTLAEIKSAGANWWPLQMARELDDAILMLRINELELGLWLFKTKGNANAVLEIDRQLVEHRSDWFVREVIGMLRRTLARLDVSSRSMYAVIEENSCFVGTLFELALSADRSYMLNLPDNPESVFIGLSEMNLDANANSEAAAFSALPSAAGTSRLVARFYGDQQRLSELRSQIGNKLTAERAAELGLVTAAPDDLDWADELRLAIESRVALSPDALTGLEANLRFPERETMLTRIFGRLSAWQNWIFIRPNAVGQSGALKVYGTGSKAKFNWERV from the coding sequence ATGGAAACTGCTCTTGCCACCGACACTGAGAAGCAGCTGGTTGATTTTCAGACCCACCCGTCCCGCTACCAGCATTGGCAGCTTAAGTTTGATGGCCCCATCGCCACTTTGCTGATGGATACGAAGGAGGACGGCGGCATACGTCCGGGCTACAAGCTCAAACTGAATTCGTACGACCTCGGCGTGGATATCGAACTGCACGACGCATTGCAACGCATCCGCTTCGAGCATCCTGAAGTACGCGCGGTCGTGATCACGAGCGCAAAGCAGCGTGTTTTTTGTTCCGGCGCGAATATCTACATGCTGGGTAGCTCGTCGCATGCGTGGAAGGTGAACTTCTGCAAGTTCACCAATGAGACCCGAAATGGCATTGAAGACGCCAGCCGCAACTCCGGGATAAAGTTCATTGCGGCATGTAATGGGACGACGGCGGGGGGTGGGTACGAACTCGCGCTTGCCTGCGACGAGGTCCTCCTGATCGATGATCGCTCGTCAGCTGTCAGCCTGCCGGAAGTTCCCCTTTTGGGAGTGCTGCCCGGTACCGGCGGCCTCACGCGCGTGACCGATAAGCGCAAAGTTCGGCGCGATCTCGCCGACATTTTTTGCACTACACCAGAGGGCATCCAGGGCCAGCGCGCAAAAGAGTGGCGGCTGGTAGACGATGTGGTGAAGCCGGCGCAGTGGAGCGATCACATCCAGAGGCGTGCGCAAGAACTCGCAAGCCAGAGCGACCGTCCTCACAACGAAACCAGCGTTGAGTTCACGCCACTGAAGCGCGAACTCGATGAGCGCGGGTATCACTACGAGTACGTGGACGTAATCTTCGACCGCGAGGCTCGCACTGCCTCTATTACAGTGCGCGCGCCTGAAGCGGCGCCGGCTAAGACTCTCGCCGAAATCAAATCCGCAGGCGCAAATTGGTGGCCGCTGCAGATGGCCCGCGAACTAGACGATGCCATCCTCATGCTTCGGATAAACGAGCTTGAGCTCGGACTTTGGCTGTTCAAGACCAAAGGAAATGCCAACGCAGTTTTGGAAATTGATCGGCAGCTCGTCGAGCATCGCTCGGACTGGTTCGTTCGGGAGGTTATCGGCATGTTGCGCCGCACGCTTGCCCGTCTCGACGTCTCGTCGCGTTCGATGTATGCGGTCATCGAAGAGAACTCATGCTTCGTCGGTACTCTCTTTGAACTTGCTCTGTCCGCGGACCGCAGCTACATGCTCAATCTCCCCGATAATCCCGAGTCGGTGTTCATCGGACTTTCGGAGATGAATCTTGATGCTAACGCGAACTCAGAAGCTGCCGCATTCTCGGCATTACCGTCTGCCGCCGGTACATCGCGTTTGGTGGCGAGGTTCTATGGCGATCAGCAAAGGCTGTCGGAACTTCGATCGCAGATTGGGAATAAGCTCACAGCAGAGCGGGCGGCCGAACTCGGACTCGTGACCGCCGCGCCCGACGATCTTGACTGGGCAGACGAACTGCGGCTCGCGATCGAGTCGCGGGTCGCACTTTCGCCCGACGCTCTCACCGGCCTCGAAGCGAATCTTCGCTTTCCGGAACGGGAAACGATGCTGACGCGTATCTTCGGTCGCCTATCTGCGTGGCAGAACTGGATCTTCATTCGTCCGAACGCGGTTGGACAATCGGGCGCCTTAAAGGTTTACGGCACCGGCAGCAAGGCGAAATTTAATTGGGAGCGGGTATGA
- the boxB gene encoding benzoyl-CoA 2,3-epoxidase subunit BoxB, translating to MNIDYSQRIPNNVDLAGDRTLQRALEKWQPAFLGWWNDTGPADSTDLQVYLRTAISVDRDGWANFGYVRMPDYRWGIFLVPRDEERKVHFGDHQGQAAWQEVPGEYRSTLRRIIVTQGDTEPASVEQQRLLGKTAPSLYDMRNLFQVNVEEGRHLWAMVYLLHRYFGKDGREEAEYLLERRSGDANNPRILTAFNEQTRHWIAFFMFAFFTDRDGKFQLSSLAESAFDPLSRTCRFMLTEEAHHMFVGESGVARTIQRTCEVMKEHGLTDPSQGREFGVVDLQTLQKFVNFHFSVTLDLFGSEISSNAATYYTTGLKGRYEEGKKPDDHKLTADEYPVLDMDNGRIVEKRVPALTALNARLRDDYIEEIQGGINRWNRIPDQLGIPFRFKLPHVGFHRKIGNFSGQFNTPDGQVVSESEWNSRRCEWMPSESDHQYIESLMGQVLEPGKFANWIAPPARGINNKPIDFEYVRFN from the coding sequence ATGAACATCGACTACTCGCAACGCATTCCTAATAACGTCGATCTCGCCGGAGACCGTACGCTTCAGCGTGCCCTCGAGAAATGGCAGCCGGCTTTCCTGGGTTGGTGGAATGACACTGGTCCGGCGGACAGCACGGATCTGCAGGTATATCTACGCACTGCGATCAGCGTCGATCGCGATGGCTGGGCCAATTTCGGATACGTCCGCATGCCGGACTACCGATGGGGCATTTTCCTCGTGCCGCGCGACGAGGAGCGGAAGGTTCACTTCGGTGATCATCAGGGGCAAGCAGCGTGGCAGGAAGTCCCTGGAGAATATCGCTCGACGCTGCGGCGCATCATTGTCACGCAAGGTGACACCGAGCCTGCGTCGGTGGAGCAGCAGCGCCTGCTGGGAAAGACTGCACCGTCTCTCTACGACATGCGCAATCTTTTCCAGGTGAACGTCGAGGAAGGACGGCATCTGTGGGCAATGGTCTATCTGCTGCATCGCTACTTCGGGAAAGACGGACGCGAAGAAGCCGAGTACTTGCTCGAGCGCCGTTCGGGTGACGCAAACAATCCGCGCATTCTCACTGCCTTCAATGAGCAGACGCGGCACTGGATTGCGTTTTTCATGTTTGCCTTTTTCACCGATCGCGACGGAAAGTTTCAGCTTTCCTCGCTGGCAGAATCGGCTTTTGATCCGCTCTCGCGCACCTGCCGGTTCATGCTGACCGAAGAAGCGCATCACATGTTCGTCGGCGAATCGGGCGTTGCGCGCACGATTCAGCGTACCTGCGAAGTAATGAAGGAGCACGGCCTCACCGATCCCTCCCAAGGGCGTGAATTCGGCGTAGTCGACCTGCAAACGCTGCAGAAATTCGTGAACTTCCATTTCAGCGTGACGCTCGATCTGTTCGGGTCCGAGATCTCGTCAAACGCTGCGACGTACTACACGACCGGCCTAAAAGGCCGCTATGAAGAAGGAAAGAAGCCCGATGACCATAAGCTCACCGCAGACGAATATCCGGTGCTCGATATGGATAACGGCCGCATCGTCGAAAAGCGGGTTCCTGCACTTACGGCGCTGAATGCGCGGCTCCGCGACGACTACATCGAAGAGATTCAGGGCGGCATCAACCGCTGGAACCGCATACCCGACCAGCTCGGAATCCCATTTCGGTTCAAGCTGCCTCACGTCGGATTCCATCGCAAGATCGGCAATTTTTCCGGACAGTTCAATACTCCTGACGGACAAGTCGTCAGCGAGTCCGAGTGGAACAGCCGCCGTTGTGAGTGGATGCCGTCCGAGAGTGATCACCAGTACATCGAATCGCTCATGGGACAAGTCCTTGAGCCGGGCAAGTTCGCCAACTGGATCGCACCGCCGGCACGGGGAATCAACAACAAGCCGATCGATTTCGAGTACGTGAGGTTCAATTGA
- a CDS encoding helix-turn-helix transcriptional regulator, with translation MATTSQNGVHSSPLKSGAMEPRSDSEYLQLLGKNIRSARAERGLTRKALAADSGVSERFLAQLETGSGNASVLVLRQIARALEVPLETILTVETSPSSDLKHTVEFLRGLAPEHVARARQVLTEHFSNHHGNSRNERIALIGLRGAGKSSVGRLLADKLRIPFFELDRLIEHASGVSLSMIFDLYGQPGFRRFERQCLDDLLRSQSRFVVATGGSLVLEPVTYRTLLSSCYTLWLQATPEEHMARVVAQGDMRPMAHNPEAMSDLQRILGEREQLYRQADAAINTSKLSVDQVVAECLQNLQNAENDRAGIPV, from the coding sequence ATGGCCACGACTTCCCAAAACGGAGTTCATTCCTCACCACTCAAGAGCGGGGCGATGGAACCGCGGAGCGATTCCGAATATCTGCAGCTACTGGGAAAAAACATTCGATCGGCGCGCGCCGAGCGTGGGCTGACGCGCAAGGCTCTGGCCGCAGATTCGGGCGTATCTGAGCGCTTTCTCGCGCAGCTTGAGACCGGATCGGGAAACGCCTCGGTGCTTGTTCTGCGACAGATTGCCCGCGCGCTCGAAGTGCCACTCGAGACGATCCTGACAGTAGAAACGTCGCCTTCTTCCGATCTGAAACACACGGTTGAATTTCTTCGCGGGCTCGCTCCGGAACACGTCGCTCGAGCTCGTCAGGTATTAACTGAACACTTTAGCAATCACCATGGCAACTCGAGGAATGAGCGTATTGCGTTGATCGGGTTGCGCGGAGCAGGCAAATCCAGCGTGGGCAGGCTGCTCGCAGACAAACTCCGCATTCCCTTTTTCGAACTTGACCGCCTGATTGAGCACGCGAGCGGGGTGTCGTTGTCGATGATCTTTGACTTATATGGTCAGCCTGGTTTTCGGCGCTTCGAGCGGCAGTGCCTCGATGACTTGCTGCGGAGTCAATCTCGATTTGTTGTAGCCACGGGTGGCAGTCTCGTTTTGGAACCGGTGACGTACCGCACTCTCCTGAGCTCCTGCTATACGCTCTGGCTGCAAGCCACCCCGGAGGAGCACATGGCGAGAGTCGTAGCGCAGGGAGACATGCGGCCGATGGCACACAATCCCGAAGCTATGTCTGACCTCCAGCGCATCCTTGGAGAGCGCGAGCAGCTCTACCGACAGGCAGACGCAGCCATCAATACCAGCAAGCTTTCCGTCGATCAAGTTGTTGCCGAGTGCCTACAGAATTTGCAGAACGCAGAGAACGATCGCGCAGGCATTCCCGTTTAG
- a CDS encoding glycoside hydrolase family 130 protein, whose amino-acid sequence MTSCVNFVTFVFAPPGTGESMLKAIILAGSLLLSCSVGAQDAADTPPKITVDWSSPTPLISPSGSGAASAGTFNPAAVRVGNRTVLLYREQDKAGTSRIGYASSSDGVHFTLRAQPVLTPETDYEKDGGVEDPRVLKIGDTYYMTYTGYNKRDAQLCMATSKDLIHWDRKGILLPAYKGTWNTKWTKSGAIVPQKINGKWWMYYLGTKSDNHDYMGLASSDDLLHWADATQEPVLPRNAGAFDSRVMEPGPPPLITSKGILLIYNGADDNLVYTTGWALFDKNDPTKLLARAEQPFLRPKKEWQRVGQVPNVVFTEGMVQIGKQWWIYYGGADKYIGASRIRISLKP is encoded by the coding sequence GTGACCTCATGTGTTAACTTCGTGACCTTCGTGTTCGCCCCTCCGGGAACGGGTGAGTCAATGCTGAAAGCAATCATTCTGGCAGGATCGCTGCTATTGAGTTGCAGCGTCGGGGCGCAAGACGCTGCCGACACTCCCCCCAAAATCACAGTTGACTGGAGCAGTCCCACGCCCCTGATCTCGCCTTCGGGTTCAGGCGCTGCATCTGCGGGCACGTTTAATCCTGCTGCAGTGCGCGTCGGCAACAGGACGGTTCTTCTTTATCGCGAGCAGGATAAAGCAGGCACGTCTCGGATCGGCTACGCGTCGAGCAGCGATGGTGTGCACTTTACGCTTCGCGCCCAGCCAGTGCTCACGCCAGAAACTGACTACGAGAAAGATGGCGGCGTTGAGGATCCGCGCGTGCTCAAAATCGGTGACACGTATTACATGACCTACACCGGCTACAACAAGCGCGATGCCCAGCTCTGCATGGCGACTTCGAAAGACCTGATCCACTGGGATCGCAAAGGCATTCTGCTGCCTGCCTATAAAGGAACCTGGAACACGAAATGGACAAAATCGGGAGCCATTGTCCCGCAGAAGATCAACGGCAAATGGTGGATGTATTACCTGGGTACGAAGTCTGACAACCACGATTACATGGGGCTCGCCTCGTCTGACGATCTGCTGCACTGGGCTGATGCGACCCAAGAACCCGTACTTCCGCGAAACGCAGGAGCGTTCGACTCGCGCGTGATGGAGCCCGGACCTCCGCCGCTTATCACTTCCAAGGGCATTCTCCTCATCTACAACGGAGCAGACGACAATCTGGTGTACACAACCGGTTGGGCGCTTTTCGACAAGAATGATCCGACCAAGCTTCTGGCGAGAGCCGAGCAGCCGTTCTTACGTCCTAAGAAGGAATGGCAGCGCGTGGGACAAGTTCCTAATGTGGTGTTTACCGAGGGAATGGTCCAGATCGGGAAGCAGTGGTGGATCTATTATGGCGGAGCGGACAAATACATTGGAGCTTCCCGCATTAGAATCTCTTTGAAACCCTAA